The following coding sequences lie in one Lolium perenne isolate Kyuss_39 chromosome 2, Kyuss_2.0, whole genome shotgun sequence genomic window:
- the LOC127333603 gene encoding uncharacterized protein: MAESKRPRPPSPSPAAGSKVFDDSDLLWEILMRLDFPTWLVRAALVCKRWLTHASDPAFLSRFQERHPPRLLGFYAESACKGLQQFVPLPGLPGELSAVVRQPASFDLTTECYWNTSIEHCRNGRLLLRHTGYHKSIYQVRSPLNLSRDGAVVARCPMSIADEERYCSHMLLPNGGNDGLSVNFVCSQRKVFAKVRFFRDGVCHDTQTSGSIMLPAHWKVSTMNRSLLHDGNGKLYMLGTTGYILGLELASTSLFFIELPDDVRYQRPETLQLSLKISQQALHSGVYLITLVRFNIHVWLHSTDGNSTGTWVLVDTICLSQAFGHLVKSDWESGSSSISLAGSGDNAEFVFVGLDAEIFCMYIGSRKVEKVYEMEYKNDQLYRIYPFMMVWPPIFPALVQRHDQEEISESLPPGALRSD, translated from the coding sequence ATGGCAGAATCAAAGAGGCCGCGGCCTCCATCACCGTCGCCGGCGGCCGGATCCAAGGTTTTCGACGACAGCGATCTCCTCTGGGAGATCCTCATGCGGCTCGACTTCCCCACCTGGCTCGTCCGCGCCGCCCTCGTCTGCAAGCGCTGGCTTACCCACGCCTCCGATCCCGCCTTCCTCAGCCGCTTCCAGGAGCGCCACCCTCCCCGCCTCCTCGGCTTCTACGCCGAGAGCGCCTGCAAGGGGCTCCAGCAGTTCGTGCCTCTCCCGGGTCTGCCAGGGGAGCTCTCCGCTGTCGTCCGCCAACCCGCCAGCTTTGATCTCACCACCGAGTGCTACTGGAATACATCAATCGAGCACTGCCGAAatggccgcctcctcctccgccacacAGGCTATCACAAATCTATATACCAGGTGCGCAGCCCGCTGAACCTGTCAAGAGACGGGGCCGTCGTTGCAAGATGCCCTATGTCCATCGCGGACGAGGAGCGCTATTGCTCACATATGCTGCTCCCCAATGGTGGCAACGACGGTCTGTCTGTCAACTTCGTGTGTAGCCAGCGGAAGGTCTTCGCCAAGGTACGATTCTTTAGAGATGGAGTCTGCCATGATACCCAAACATCGGGCTCCATAATGCTCCCGGCACATTGGAAAGTATCCACCATGAACCGTAGTTTGCTTCACGACGGCAACGGCAAGCTGTATATGTTGGGCACAACGGGGTACATACTTGGGCTGGAATTGGCGTCCACAAGCTTATTCTTCATTGAGCTTCCAGATGATGTGCGATATCAGCGCCCCGAGACCCTTCAGCTCAGCCTCAAGATATCTCAGCAGGCACTTCATTCCGGGGTTTATCTCATCACTCTGGTGAGGTTTAACATCCACGTTTGGCTCCACTCCACAGATGGCAACAGTACTGGTACTTGGGTTCTTGTTGATACCATTTGTTTAAGTCAGGCGTTTGGCCATCTTGTTAAATCTGATTGGGAATCAGGGTCCTCGAGCATTAGTCTGGCTGGGTCCGGGGACAATGCTGAATTTGTGTTCGTAGGTCTGGATGCTGAGATCTTTTGCATGTATATTGGGAGCAGGAAAGTGGAGAAGGTCTATGAGATGGAATATAAGAATGATCAACTGTATCGGATTTATCCTTTCATGATGGTCTGGCCACCCATCTTCCCAGCATTGGTCCAAAGACATGATCAAGAGGAAATTTCTGAAAGTCTACCTCCAGGTGCTCTGCGTAGTGACTGA